aaatcggtctgaccaagtttaacaattcggtcccaccgagtttggtagattgtgtgtaacggttaggctatatatacccctccacctattcattcgtggagagagccatcagactgaacctacacttccagcatcctatttctgagagagaactacctactcatgtgttgaggccaagatattccattcctaccatatgaatcttgatctctagccttccccaagttgctttccactcaaatcttctctccactagatccaaaacctatgagagagagttgagtgttggggagactatcatttgaagcacaagagcaaggagttcatcatcaatgcaccatttgttacttcttggagagtggtgtctcctagattggctaggtgtcacttgggagcctccgacaagattgtggagttgaaccaaggagtttgtaagggcaaggagatcgcctacttcgtgaagatctaccgctagtgaggcaagtccttcgtgggcgacggccatggtgggatatacaaggttgcttcttcgtggactcttcgtgggtggagccctccgtggactcgcgcagccgttacccttcgtgggttgaagtctccatcaacgtggatgtacgatagcaccacctatcggaaccacgccaaaaacatctgtgtatccaattgcgtttgaatcctccattcccttccctttacattcttgcaagttgcatgctttattttccgctgctcatatactcttgcatgcttgcttgctatatgttgtgaatgttaaacttgtgcctaaactccacttaaactttaaagaaTCTTAAAAATTGTAACTTtggctcttagtgtctaatcaccccccccccttctagacacctcttctcaaggtcctacacatgTTCCATGGACACGTGCTATCCCATGACCGCGGTCAGTTACATGCACACCTAcgtggccccactagtcagagttaacggtcaagccaTTGACCTGACAACAACGTTCAGTTTGCCCATTTGTGAGAGTTTCAACCAAGGGAGTGGGGGaattgagcaaaagttaagagcgtggggatgaatgagtacagCTAAGGAACTAGGGGCACAGATTTAAAAATCTCTTTGTTTTATAGTGAAACTGATTCCAGCGCAACGCTTatctctactactccctccgttctccaaAAATGCTAGGCTTACGGGAATCCCACTACGGAGGCAAGTTACACGATTGCATGGCCTAATCTCATTGATTTTCTCACCATAAAACTAGCCGTGGGACCCAAATCGTGATGAATCCTAGGTCTCCAACTCATCTCGATAGAAATTGCCCGTAGGTGTAGCAAACTTCGTTCCAAAATATAGTGTTTTTTTattcccgtgcttcaactttgatcataaatttacgGCATCGAGCCACTCTGGACCTTTTGGTACTGCGAGCAGGGCATTCCATCTCCACCTCCATTGCTACCGTGGCACCGCCTACGACCATTGTTTGGTGAGGTGGATCTGGAAGAGGCACGACAAGAAGCCAATGAAGGCATACTTTAATATTAGGCAAAATCACGTTCATGCGTTTATTGCGCAAACCGTACATTTCATTAGCTGCACGGGCTTGAAGTCTCTGCAGCCACGGTTATGTGCGTTTGTGACTTTCTGTATTTCAGTGATAAGGGTCGTAGACACTACCGTCAAATCCACAAAGGcatcgtgtggtattatatagagtcatgttcgcctGTGTCTGTTTTCCGGATGATTCCGTTGGCTCGTTTAGACGGAGAGGCACGGACGAGAAGCCCATGGAGGCATACTTCAGTATTACGCAGAGTCACGTTCGAGCGTTTACTGCACAAACTGAACACGAGATAGACACTTAGGTTAGGTCTTCACTGCGCACGTACAAAAAACACAACAActtaatggaggaggaggagaagatctTAGAAAAAAACGAGGATGAGGCACAGTGCAAGGACATAATTGCAGATGTCACCACTGGTGCGCGTTTTTTAAAAGCACTGGCTAGCACTCTCTGCAGCCACGGTTATGTACGTTTGCGACTCTATGTGTTTCAGTCATTAGGTTCACAGGCACAGACATCAAATCCACAAAGGcatcgtgtggtattatatagagtcatgtttggttgtgtttgtgttccgaatgattcactcgactcgttcagacggagaggcacggacGAGAAGCCCATGGAGGCATACTTTAGTATTAGGCACACCGTCATGCATTTATTGCGAGGCAATGAGCGGCAGACTCGAGAGACGCCGTTTTTGAAGCGTTCAAAAGGCATGGTCGATGTTTAGCCCACGGAGCTGAACCTTTGTCTCAGGAACAGCCACGGGCGTTTACTCTGCGAGGATCGGAATAGCCTATGTGTCAGATACACTGTATTTAAAATATTATTTCCTTCTATTTAAAAGCACGGACGTGAACTACCTACGGACACGGTTCCGTATTGACTTGCGTCACGCTTCTTTCTTGGTGTTAAGTATATTATTCGATATAAAAGGCGTGGACGTTCGTGGCTGTCTGTGTTTCATTGTTTCATAGTGAAGCACGGGCACAGTAATTTGCGAAGGTAGTGATGGCACGCTTTTAAACAAAGCACACGCATAGTGGTTCCACGACAAGCACGTCTCGATTTGCAGAAACAACACTATCAGTGGTTCTACCGGACGCAAAGTATGTTTTCACCCAAACGTTCACCACAAAGTCCGACGAGACGCCGATGGTGCAAGACCTGGCTTCGGCCGGCGTCGAGGAGCCGTCGAGCCGGTACTTAGTGCACGAGCAAGACCGTCATGGCGACCTGCTGGCTGCTGACAAAATGCCGGAGCACATCCCTCTCATTGACCTTAGCCGGCTCATGGATGCCGACGAGGCTGACAAGCTCCGGGCGGCTCTACAGACCTGGGGCTTCTTCCTGGTGAGCGAGCATCTGTGCATGTGTGCACCTTAATTACTCTTCCCTCCGTTCACAAGTATAAGATGTTCTAACCTTTTTGTGAATTGGATACATATAGGCATGTTTATGTTTTAGTGTGGTTGTTCACCCATTTCAGGCCGagtgtagtccatattaaaatatccaaaacatcttatatttgtaacGAAGAGATTACTAGCTTGTAAAGTTATTGGACTCTTACTGAAACTGTTTAACTTGTCCAGGCCACCAATCATGGGATCGAGGATTCTCTCATGGATGCAATGATGACCGCGTCAAGGGAGTTTTTCCGTCAACCGTCCGAAGAGAAGCAGAAATGCAGCAACCTGGTGGACGGCAACGACAAGCATTACCAGGTGGAAGGGTATGGCAGTGACAGAGTGGTTTCCGAGGATCAGGGCCTGAACTGGAACGACCGGTTGCATCTGAAGAGTGGAGCCGGAAGATGAGAGGAATTTTGCTAAGTGGCCCAGTCACCCGGAATCTTTCAGGTTCCCTACTCCCTTACCTTGAGTGATGTTTTTCACATTTCTAATACTGTATTAGCTTAGTTGTAAAGGAAGGCAGAGTGAGAATTCCAGAAAAGTATCAATGTAAACTGCACTCTGGGTAGTCAATTGTCTCGTAGCATTGCGCGTCTCTCTTGCTAGTGGGCCAGTATTACCATATCATTTCCTATAATTAAGTAAGGCTGAAAGTTAACTAATTTTGAAACAATTTTCCTTTGTGAATGCAGACTTTTGAGAACTTCTCTTAATGACGTAGTTTTCTCGATGTTGTTTTGTGAATTTATTGATTAATTACTTTCTTTATAAGAGATTCAGAGTCTGGGGGTGATTACcctcttttcaaaaaaaaagataTTCAAAAACAATTCATAGATAGAAACTTAATAAAGAGACCAAAATCTTTGATTTGACTAAACTATTATAGAATCTTTCTGCAGGAATATGCTAAATGAGTATGCATCGAAAACCAAGAAACTAAGAGACATTGTCTTGCGATCAATAGCCAAGCTCTTGGAGATTGATGAGGATTACTTCGTCAACCAGATATCAAACAAGGCTTCCGGGTTTGCCAGACTCTACTACTATCCTCCACGTCCGAGGCCTGACCTAGTTTTGGGCCTCAGGCCTCACTCTGATGGAAATCTCCTTACTATCCTTTTTGTCGACGACGATGTTGGTGGCTTGCAAGTTCAGAGAGATGGGAAATGGTACAATGTTCCAGCCAAGCCTCACACATTGGTGATCAACTTGGGAGACTGCCTGGAGGTAGGCACCTACACATACAAGCTAGATGCGCACTTCCTCTCTTGAATGGTCTATAATGATCATTGTTATATCCTATTTCCTGAATCCTAATGTTTCATTGACTCCTATGTGAAATTTTGACGCAGATAATGAACAACGGAATCTTTAGGAGCCCGGTTCACAGAGTGGTGACAAACACCGAGAAGGAGAGGCTTTCGCTGGCCGTGTTCTATGCCGTGGATGAAGAAACAGTGCTGGAGCCAGCACCCGGTTTGCTGGATGACAAGCgaccgccaagatataggaaaatgaTGACCAAGCATTTCGTGGCTGGGCTCTATGAACATTTCCGTCAAGGGAAGAGATTCATCGACACCCTGAAGATATAGATTATACATGTTAGTTCATGGAGTTGTAGTAGTGATTACCTATGTAGATTAAAGTTTTACCGATATGTAAAAGAGGAGCGCCAGCGCCATGCCTCTTTCACCGAATCTTGAGTTGTAGTTTGTCAGTTAGCTGCCGCAGTTAAAACTTTTACATGGTTAATTTTTTTTGAGAAGGAGGATGTACCCCGGTCTCTGCATCTGAACGATGTATGCAgtcatattattaattattcacaaaaagCTTAGAAGGTGATACATTAGTAAGCCTGAAACCACCATCTTAGAAACACCattgctactcctatccccttgatgaaggcgtgacgaatgtccgggcctaataccaaatagacatcgcacagaagcctaacatctaaagccgggtgtCCAATCCAAGCCACTACCTGGATTGGGTCCCACACCGGTTTGGCACACTCCTAGTGAGCACCGCACGCTGCAAGGACCGTCACCTCCATCTTCCCTTGGTCCATCCTCAGAGCATAACTGATGCACCAACCTTGctaggcctctctgccatcaacgccaccatgacgccagacagcttccttctcctgcgcgagtccatctccgcgcatcaaaCACCGAGTCTCCACGGCGCCACGGCACCGAGAACTGCCACCATCAATGTggaagatgaagcaccgctccatcaAAGGCGCCGTCCTCCGGTCCCTCGAGCccgtgtgcacctccaagaatgacgccaccaagggggaaacgacaccagagagccgccgtcatccgatctactgatctagggtttcccccggaggtagcagagagtggccttgaacttctctacggcgatgccttcaagaagggaatgacGCAGACAGCGTCGCCATGGACGGCCTTGGCAATAGTCAatagcaggttttcacccagatctgatCGAAGACCTCCATCTCTCGTGCACGGGCTGCCGCCATCCCTGCCGGGATCTCAATGAAGACTCCAAGGAGTGGATCGGCGCCGCGGCGTAGTCGTCGTCGTGTCTGCCGTCGCCGGCTAAGGGTTTCCCCCAATCCCAAGAGCCCCACCATCCAATCACCGCCCACCACCCGGATTCGGCGAGCAAGGCCACACTGAAGCCCAGATCGAGCGGGATAAGGTGAAAGAGATGAAGCCGGCGCAGGTCGATCCAGATCTGGCGGCCGGCCGACGGAAATCACGGCCGCCATGAGATCCCACCACCGGGTCCTCGCCACCCATGCAAGCCGAGGAAGACCGGCCACACCCCTGCAGCCACCCTCCATCAGGGAAGGCGCCGCCCACCTTGACCGGGCCGCCACCACGGCACACCAAGCTCTCCGCGCGAGGCAGCAGCAGCCAGCCCCGCCGCCACCTTTCTCGATGCTGCGCGGGCTTGCCGACGGCTATCTCTGGTGGCGGCGAGATCTGAagggagggggaagggggccggcggcgctctagggttggggccgcccgagtcgcccgagaGGAGCGACGCGGGGCGGGGCTAATCCAGCTTGGTGCTTTCAAAATGAAGAAGAATTAAAATTGTTTCATGTCCCCCTGACAGCTTTGAGATCGGTGAAGGATTATTCCATCCTATTCCACTTGTTCCACTGCTTGGCAAGATATGCAAGATTCGGTGTTCTGTATTTTGAGCTGTAGCTTGTCAGTTAGCTGCTGCAGTTAAAACTCTAGAATGCGCCATCTTTGTGCTCCTCAATCTTCATGTAGCAGTACTTTAATCTGTTGGAATGGCAGCGTTGTCGCAGCGTTACGTTTTTCCTTGTAAATTGTAAATATCCTCTTACTTGCTGATATTAACGGGTATCCCTTTAGGCTTGAAGATTACTAAATGATTATTGTGCTGAAGTCACGAGAAAACCTGATTATGAACAGAAATCAACTGGAATTGGGCCAGGAGACTGTCAGTCGCTTCGCAAAAATATTCTTTCTCAAATTTGACTTGTCAGCCACTGTGAATCTGGACAATGGTCcagtttttgtcaatccttttcCCATCAATTCAGCTCAGCCTGCCCGGTGGCCACTGGTGCTATTGTTGATCATGTGATACAAGATAATAGGCTATTAGTAGTACTCACAGCTCAGCCTGCCCGGTGGCCACGGGTGctattgtttttttttttttttttgaaagatccgggGTAACCGGCTTCATTGATTTAGGAGAAAGCAGCGGGAGAACAGGGAGATCAAGTGATCATCGTTACAAGAGAGAAACGAAAGGAAAAACACGGAAACAGTTGGCCCAAGATACAAGATGCTAGTAATAGGCTATTGGTAGTACTCAGTCTGACTGGAGGATGACACAGCTGAAAATTTATGGGTAGCTTAGTGGCAATCTTGACTGGAGTATGATACGATTGCGACTGACAAAGAAGAGTCGCATCGAGTGCGTCATGCATGATGTCGCCCAGAAAATGATTGGGGGCACGTTTTTTCCTTTGAGGAGGATTAAAACAAATTTTGAAGAGGAATATCGAGGCACACTCGAGGCTATACATAACGGCCCCTCCATCTTCAACTTCAAGTGAGCAGTAGTACACAAACACTTACCAAAGAGCAGAATGGCTGCGTCCGACGAGTCGCCGATGGTGCGGCCGACGGTGCAGGAGCTGGCATCGGCCGGCGTCGAGGAGCCGCCGCGGCAGTACGTGCTGCCGGAGCAAGACCGTCACGGCGACCTGCTGGCCGCCGACGAGTTTCCGGAGCCCATCCCCCTCATCGATCTTAGCCGGCTCACGGACGCCGACGAGGCCGAGAGGCTCCGGGCGGCTCTGCAGACCTGGGGCTTCTTCCTGGTGAGCGAGCGTCTGCAACTGCATGCGTGCACCTCAATTAGCTCATAAAGTTACTGAACTCCTGCTGAGACTGTTTAACACTCATCCAGGCCACCAACCATGGGATCGAGGGCTCTCTCATGGACGCCATGATGAGCGTGTCGAGGGAGTTCTTCCGGCAGCCGGCGGAGGAGAAGCAGAAATGCAGCAACCTGGTGGACGGCAACGGCAAGGACTACCAGGTGGAAGGGTATGGAAGTGACAAGGTGGTGTCCGAGGATCAGGTCCTCAACTGGAGCGACCGGCTGCATCTGAGAGTGGAGCCGGAAGACGAGAGGAATTTCGCCAAGTGGCCCAGTCACCCGGAGTCTTTCAGGTTACCTACTCCCTTGCCTTGAGTGATGTTTTTCACAGTTCTAATAGTGTATTGGCTTTAGTTGCAATGCAAAGGAAGGCACGGTGAAATTTCAGGAACTCTCAGTGTAAAGAATAGTACTCTGTGATCCAGTCGATGGTCTCGTAGCATTGCCTGTCTCTCTCGCTAGTGGACCCGTATAATCATGCCATTTCTTATAACGAAGTTAGGGTAAGTTTTTTTTTAAAAGGACACAACTTTCCTTTGTGAATTTAGACTTCTGTAAACTTCTCTTAATGATGTAGTAGTAGTTCTTTTGTTGCTCGCGGTGTAGTTTTGTGAAATTTCTTGATTAGTAATTGCTTTATTTAAAAGATATCCAAACTCCGGGGGCGTTACCCTCTTAAAAAAGGGTATTCAAAGACAACTATAGAAACTGAATAAAAGAACCAAAAACTTTTATTTGACTAAACTGTTCTAGAGTCTTTCTACAGGGATGTGCTAAAAGAGTACGCATCAAGAACCAAGGAAATAAGAGACCTCGTCTTGCGATCGATAGCCAAGCTTCTGGAGATTGACGAGGACTACTTCGTCAACCAAATATCAAACAAGGCTTCCGGGTTTGCTAGATTCAACTACTACCCTCCATGTCCGAGGCCTGACCTAGTTTTGGGCCTGGCTCACTCCGACGGTGGTCTCCTTACCATCCTTTTCAACGATGACACCGTCGGTGGCCTGCAAGTTCAGAGAGATGGGAGATGGTACAACGTTTCAGCCAAGCCTCACACATTGCTGATTAACCTAGCAGACTGCCTAGAAGTAAGCGTTAGGACTACAAGCTACACACTTACTCTCTTGATTAATATACAACGGTCGTTGTTATATCCTATCTCGTGAACCCTAATGCTTCATTGACTTGTATGTAAAACTTTGACGCAGATAATGAACAATGGAATCTTTACAAGCCCAATTCACAGAGTGGTGACAAACATCAAGAAGGATAGGCTTTCCTTGGCTGTGTTTTACGCTGTGGATGCAGAAACGATGCTAGAGCCAGCGCCCGGTTTGCTGGATGACAAGCgaccgccaagatataggaaaatgtTGGCCAAGGATTTCGTGGCTGGGCTCTTTGAACATTTCCGTCAAGGGAAGAGGTTCATCAACACCCTGAAAATTTAGGTTCACTGTTTATTGTGGAGCTGTAGTAGTGATTGCCTATGAAGAATAAAGAGATGGTTTTATTTGTTGTATGAATGGGGGGTTTTGTCTAGCATCTCCTTTCTTATAAGTGACTCAGTTCCAATTACCGGTGTCACATAGGATGCTAGCACAAACCATGTAGTGCACTTGCATAGTGCCAAATGAAAGTGGTGCACTCGCATCTTCGGGTAATTAGTCTCCAAAAAACGAAAATAACAGCCTATAATTGTTTCCGTTTGTGAGGACGAATTAATGAACGAACAAAACACATGAGGACAATGATCAAATCATTGAGTGACATTTTTTCTAGATGATACATGTATGGAGTTCATCTAGTCAACGACCTTCTGCAGGTCCTTATCATCTCACCATGGCCAATGGTTTTTAAGTCGGCGGCCTCTATTGTCGTTTCTCACTGTCTCGCACACAAACATTTGTGGACAAGAAAAATCGAGTCAACATCTCCTATGCGCAAGTTGTCTGTAGAAGATGACCAATGACTTCATCATCTAAGTAGATGAGGGAGCGGATAGTTTTTCCGGGGCTAGCTTGAGTCGTCCCCGATGATACAACTTTTTCCACCATGACTGTGGTGGGAAACTTCTCAATAAAACTGGGGGTGTTATTTTTCTCCTCCATACCGACGGGCTTCTCAACGACAACATTGATTCCCTCTTCTCTCGGATCGCATCGATTATGGGAGGCATCTGCACAGTCGAAGTCGCCTCCATACGAAAAACACTGCCAGTAGTCTCCGACTGCCTGGCGTAGCTTGATGCAGGCGGAGGGCTACAGAATGTCAAAGAGGAAGTATCaagatattgtgtgtatgctataaaCCATACATATTGAGATGTTCATATTAGGACACTTACAGTTTGGACTGAGGAATTACTCTAGCATGAGGTAGATTGCCTTTCCTTGGTGGGGCCTTCATGGTAGAAACCTTCACCCCGGCTCTTGGTTTGGGTGGGATGGAGTCTCGCCTTGCGCCTCTGCTCTGCAGACAAGTTTGATGTGGGCAAGGGCGGCAAAGCCTAGGATTGTTGAAAgggcatgtagcccctaagtgtgattttggtaattaatgacaatctctatggactaatgttttcagtgagatatatttgaaggttttgtccatagatgatgcctcaaggatattggatggaatcaaggatgaagtccatatatatgaagataaaTT
Above is a window of Triticum dicoccoides isolate Atlit2015 ecotype Zavitan chromosome 5B, WEW_v2.0, whole genome shotgun sequence DNA encoding:
- the LOC119309717 gene encoding protein SRG1-like, which codes for MAASDESPMVRPTVQELASAGVEEPPRQYVLPEQDRHGDLLAADEFPEPIPLIDLSRLTDADEAERLRAALQTWGFFLATNHGIEGSLMDAMMSVSREFFRQPAEEKQKCSNLVDGNGKDYQVEGYGSDKVVSEDQVLNWSDRLHLRVEPEDERNFAKWPSHPESFRDVLKEYASRTKEIRDLVLRSIAKLLEIDEDYFVNQISNKASGFARFNYYPPCPRPDLVLGLAHSDGGLLTILFNDDTVGGLQVQRDGRWYNVSAKPHTLLINLADCLEIMNNGIFTSPIHRVVTNIKKDRLSLAVFYAVDAETMLEPAPGLLDDKRPPRYRKMLAKDFVAGLFEHFRQGKRFINTLKI